The Ancylobacter sp. SL191 nucleotide sequence CTCGCCACGCTGGCGAGCTATCCGCGGCGACCGGATGCATGGGAGGTGACGCGCCTCGGCGGCACACGGCATCAGGCGCTGACCTATGGGCTCATGTTCCACTTCGCGCAGCAGAAACAGGCTCACGCCCTGGTGGCGGTCGTCGACACCGCCCATGAGCGGCTCCTGCGCCGGCTGGGCATCCGGACACGGCGCTACGGACCGCCCCAGCAGGTCGGGTTCACGACACACGGCCGCTCCATTGAGGCGGTCGCCGGTGAGATCCCGATGGAAGATCAGGACCCGGGCGTCATCAACCGGTTTCTCATGCGCAACCACACGGTGGACATAGCCGATGCAACACTGGCTCTCAGATCTGCAAGCATTCCGTCGTGACGCACTCGGCCTGTTGAGCGAGAGGGGGCGCAGCGCCACCGAGCCTTTCGTCCGGCTGCGACTGGCTCCATTCCCGGTTTACCTTGTCACGGATCCCGATCTGGTGAAGCCCATCTTGAAGATGGATGAGGTCGAGATCGACAAGGGTCGCCTCATCTACAAACTGCGCGCCATCGTCGGAAAGAGCTCGCTGACCACGAGCGGGCCGGACCAGAAAGAACGCCGGGCGACCCTGCACAGGCAGATCGCCCGGGGGACCGCATCCACCTATGTGCCGCAGATATCGGCTCTGGTGCGCGGGACCTTCGCGCGTCTCCTCCGCGAGGACAGCTTCGACGCCCATCAGGTCAGCGCCGCGCTGGCCCTCCGCATCATCGCCAATGTGCTGTTCGGCGAGGGCGTGCTGTCGAGCGGCGATGAAGCGGCCCTGCTCAACGCCGTTAAGCTCGTCGAGGACGACCTCGCCGAAGGCATGTTCCGGATTGGTCCACCGGCGCCCTGGACCTGGTTCAGCAACCGCCGGCGGCTGCGCACCGCGCGGACCATTATGGCATCCGTGGTGCGGCGGACCCGGGCAAGAGCCACCGCGAGCAGCCTGCTCGCGTCACTGAACGGACTCGGCCTCTCGGACCGCGACCTCGAGGACGAGGTGCTCATGATCCTGCTCGCGGGACACCACACGACCGGCAGTGTCGCGGCCTGGCTGCTCTACCATATCGCCGCCGATGCCGAGCTGGCCCGGTCTCTCGCCAAAGAAGCCGCACGCTGCACCGGTCCCGGCGGTGAGCTCCGTGCCAGCGACCTGCCGACAGCGTCGGTCAGCCTGGGTGTGGTCCGCGAAGTTCTCCGGCTCTATCCGGCGGCC carries:
- a CDS encoding cytochrome P450; amino-acid sequence: MQHWLSDLQAFRRDALGLLSERGRSATEPFVRLRLAPFPVYLVTDPDLVKPILKMDEVEIDKGRLIYKLRAIVGKSSLTTSGPDQKERRATLHRQIARGTASTYVPQISALVRGTFARLLREDSFDAHQVSAALALRIIANVLFGEGVLSSGDEAALLNAVKLVEDDLAEGMFRIGPPAPWTWFSNRRRLRTARTIMASVVRRTRARATASSLLASLNGLGLSDRDLEDEVLMILLAGHHTTGSVAAWLLYHIAADAELARSLAKEAARCTGPGGELRASDLPTASVSLGVVREVLRLYPAAWWFSREVKASKVEMAGHTFRRGTSLLISPWHMHRDARFWPEPERFDPSRQPTSRAYIPFGAGPRACVGLGMAMLELQVIALELAAAFEADVLMRAPPDAPKPSITLVPPTLTLSLKPRCPVALGSAAA
- a CDS encoding acyl-homoserine-lactone synthase, with translation MENDDPESFQAFSRFRHFYFVEQLGWPLRADDGHERDEFDGGDAIYCVLFEENEVIGGWRALPTEGPYLGATVFPQLATLASYPRRPDAWEVTRLGGTRHQALTYGLMFHFAQQKQAHALVAVVDTAHERLLRRLGIRTRRYGPPQQVGFTTHGRSIEAVAGEIPMEDQDPGVINRFLMRNHTVDIADATLALRSASIPS